TCTCCATCTCTCTTGAGCTATTAATGTTTCATGGtataattatcttttataaatcacgCTTTTTTATTCCCTGGTTATCATGTAACCTATTGGGCATTGTTTATTGGTAATGCTACGTCTGGATTTGGTGGTTATGGTAATGGTTGGTTTGGCCAAGAACCTTGAGTTGCGGTTACTTGTCCTCTATTTGCAACATATTGTAACTTATCCACAGCCCGCTTGATCCGTTGGGCTGCCGTTTTCAACCCGCCGTTTCAATCCAAAAGCATCATTAGACGCATCACCATTCTCTCAGGGATTACCGGCCTTTTCTCTCCACATGGGCCCAAATCTATTGTATTTGTTACTGTGCTTCGGTAGAGCATTGGCCCACACTTATCTTTTGACCTAATCCTACTGCAACGACCTCCCCTGATTTCATATCCGATTAGTTCCCTTGCCTCGGCCGTCACTCGCGGCTATTAGGTTGGCGGAGCTATGCGTCTCTGTGATCGTTCCGCATGTGCTTATTTTCACAGTTATGGTGGCACTTGCTCCTCACCGTGGCCGGGACCCTTTTCATTTTGCAGTCTACCTCGGTAACTCGCGATTCATCCAATCTATTGTGATTTTTTTACATTGTTTTCGCATATTTTTACCTCCTCCGCCGGTGTTGCTGCTATGCTCGGTTTGTGTTCTCCAAGATATCGCATTTTCAAACCTCATGCATGGAAAAATCTTGTGTTTCAGCTATTGCCGGACGACCCCATTTATTGATGCCGCCTAAGTTCGTTGACCGCACCTGTTAATTACATCCACTTCTGAGCTGCCTAATCTGCGATGCAGCTCCGGCTATTGTCCGGCATTGCTTCGTTAATGCATTGTTCGAGCATATAGGCTTCCCTGGCGCTGCTTTCCTTGACTGTCCCCATCTCCCTGCGCAGGTTATTAATCAACTGTTCCTTTGCCTATAATGATTATAGTTTTAATAATACCATCAATTGTAGTTCATCCTCACTAATAGTTAAACACAGGGTTTCCTTTTCTTGCAGTCAAGAATAAAGTGATCCAATTAATAATTAAAGGATTGTTTTTGTCTTTTCTTAATCAGCGTATCATgcattatatattatatatatgtagtctatattattgtattattatttattatatatatgaaaaatgaAGATTAAATTGCCACATATGCCATATGACATATTAAAGCATCGTTTTATTGACATTTCTCAAGTAACTCATCTAACACAAAAATGATTTATATGGATTTATTTGTTCGGTCTCTGTATGTGGttatatctttatctttattttacacAAGTACAATTCCACCTTGACTTTGATTCCGGgggaaaaaataacaaaccatttGTAATTGAGCCAATACAAATTAAGATCCTTTATTTTAACTTATCGCTTTTTTATTGTCtattaaattttaagatttaaaatttagattttagatAAACAAcatagtttaaaaaaatttctgaTTCGTTTTTTGGAAACAAAcaatttttacatattttttacaAACCCAATATGAATTttggcaatatttttttatttttgatcaAACTTGCATAGGGACGGTTATTGGAGAGATGATACCATGCGCTAAACGAAAAAGACCTGTGTGTGCTGAATTCATGTGTTCTGCGATTTGATTTTCTCTTATAAGTTTTTAAAGTTTTACCTAGCCCAGATAAAGTTTTACATGTCTTGTTGTTGCAGTGGCTCGTTTTTTAATTGGGACTAATGCAAAGGCAATGTGTGCTTTGGCAAGAGATCGAAGAAGAGTTTGGGCTTCTATTCATCATTCATGTAGTCAAGTGTTTGAACTGTTGGATGAGTTGTACTCGCTCGAAGGTGGCAGAACTGTGTATTGTCGCCAAGCTTCTGACACATATGAGGTTCCAGGCTAGCAATCTGTTAACTTCTGTGCACATCATAATCTTGCCTATTGCAACGTGTAAGTTTTATTCTTTTTGAGATTGTGTTCTGATCGGTTGCTATTTTATACAATCAAGCTTTTATATAAGTTAATGTTCCTTTATGCATGCCAAAATCAAGGTGCGCTGCTCATGATCCCTACTACTCTGACTGGGGTTGCATATCTTGACCTATTTAACAATTTGATTTACCTTGAATACATTTTGCTTATTAGGCGATGACTTCCTGTTTGCTGAATTCCCCCTCTAAGCTACCATTGGCACCGTTACTTTTGCTATTCACATTTGGTGCTCAACATTCAACTGGTTAACAAACTGTTAGATGCAATCAACCAATGCCTCTACGCGTCCTCCCttttatttttggctgccaagTATGTTCTTTTCCTCCTAATAATTTCTGTTTCCCAAATTTATTCatttcttatttattatttatttctatgCTAATAGGTTAGCCCAGCTTTTGCATTGCAAATACATTTACATATACGTCAACGGTTTTGAAATCTGTCAGAGCGCTCATTTTTTACTTGATGTCCCCATACCGTTTTTGCTTGGTTCCGATGCATCTCTCCATGTATGATACATCCATCCCACATGCCCATTCATCTAAACTTGCTTCCATTTCAATATGCTTGGTGATTCAACGCAATTAATTAGTGTAGGTCTGTTCTATTCTTTCCTATCCATCCTGTTCAACCCTGCGAATCTATCGTGACAAGACAGATTCCTACCTGGAGTTATTGAACTTCATTTTCCATACTTGCTTCAACACTTTCTGTGAATTACATTTAATGATACTTTATCTTCTTTTAGTCATACTTATGTCAGGTGTAATTAAACTAAGTTATTATGAATGCTATTTTTAGTCTTCAGAATACTTCGTTGCTGGCTGATCTTATTTGATGATCTGCATTTATTGAGTACCTGGTTCTTATCAATTTTCGTCGCGCTATTCTCCAATAGGCGGGAACTTTTActtcttcatattttttaattttcccCGGTTGTGCCTAATTAGTTCTGAACCGTCGACATATATTACTTGCTATATATtgtatatatatcttttttattatatctgTTGCTCATTATCCTGATTAGTTTTCATTGTATTAGATGATAAGTATTTATAATGCGTTATTTAATAAGCCCTCTCATCATCACATCAGTGGGGATTCTATTTAATGTGCTTCAGGGGGCCCTATTTTTTTTACTGAAGACCGCTTGGTTGCTTTGATTATTGAACAattctttcataattttttggTCTCCTTGCATTGTTATCATCTAAATCACTTTTGTCTCTCCTTTTATTCGGTTAATTGGTCATACTACCTATTGCTTAAGTGCTTAATTTAAGTTAAGCAATTTATTATCATGAAAATACTCATAGTTATCACACTTGTGGTGCCCACCTCACTTTCGTATTGCTTTACTCATTACTTCTTCAATTCTTTATTTATTCCAATCCTTTCCTTTAGTGTAGGTAATCCAATCTCGCCTTTGTTATCCGGGCCTGGATGGCCCAAATAACAAACCTGCCCACGACTACGGATCCCATATATCTTATAACAATACCATAAATTATGTCACCATCTCCTCAGCTCAATAGGTTTATTCGGTTGTTAGATATaataatttagtttaattattttgattaataattgacttctcattttttatttattattccaaAACTTTACTCAAAccaatttttctttgttttatttctCATCTTTTGGACGATTTCAACAATTATTAttgctttgttaattttttattttaattttcaatctgacattattttttttcattccattaattttaattataaatatcaatATTCCCATTTCAATTTTGCCTATCTAATCCAGGTTTTTTCTTTCCATCCGACCCACGGTGGACGTAATCATATGCTCAGTCCTTTCATAATATAATCCACTTTGATATAGTTTTCTTCAATTATTACTgataaatttttacttttatctcTCATTCCTTCATCAATTACATCAACCattattatttcaattttttatattattagtattttttttatccctcacagctttataggcACCGCTTACTATATAGTACTTAATTTGTAACTACAACAATagatacataaatatataaatagatacatagatacataaatataaagataaaaattatgacTAAATTAATACAAATATTTGAATGGCCCATTCATAACCCACGTATATGCATGAGCGTTTCTCACACAAACATACAtatgttattttaaataaataaataaatctatatttattaaaataaataaatcttatgttatatatatatatataatatatatatatatatatattaatatatatatatatatataatatatatatatatatatacatatattccCAGTCTACCTACACATCACTAACTCACGCAACACTCCACaccctcccccccccccccactcCACAGGAATCCGCTGTCTCCTCCAaagttgtttttgtttttagcCATGCGGTCATTCTCAGTAATCTTACAAAAGTTTATTTACGGCTTGGTGGACCATGGGTGAGTCACCAATATATATGTTGTTTTCTATTTATGTTGTCACACACAAGCCTCTGCGTTCCTTTTTTAGCGATTTCTGTTAACAAGATAAGGCAAAATGAGATTTTTGTGTCCGTACATAGCATCTGACAGTGTTGCTGTTCTTTGTGAAGTATGTGCCTGTGGCCATCGGCTGATGCGGGTGAAAATGGTGATCCCAACCCTGATTTTTATAGACTTCTCTTCCTTGCATTGGACCCTGTGGCCGTACGTTTCCTTTTGCCTCCACACCTCTCTTATTCATATCTTCATAAatcatgttttctttttttgctaTCTATTGCATATACTCTATCTGTTACTTGAAGATAATCATGTAAAGCGTGCTCTTTTGTGGTTGTCCAAATCCCCGGCCTTATTTTCCTTTGGCTAAATGGCCGCATGCCATATTCTCCCTGATCTTTTAACCTATATGATACATTTATCATGATATTTATCATTGTTTGTGGCACATTATtacatgatatatatatatatatatatatatatatatatatatatatatatatatatatatatatatatatatatatatatatatatatacatgacTTGAAAATATACGGTTCCTATCAAAATTTGTCTCCTATGTTTATAACATTTTGTCCATATCTATCACTTGAGAAATTATTACTACTAcgataaaaaatttattttttattttatagttgAATAAATGTTTCTGCTTTATTTTTTTGATTATTTTCCtgttttagtatatttaaatagttatttatttatggAGATATTGCCAAAAGTCCAAAGAAATATTCATCCAGGTACTTTTACTTagctattttaatttttatatatatctagacatatatatatatatatatatatatatatatatatatatatatatatatatatactctacATATACATGACTTGAAAATATACGGTTCTTATCAAAATTTGTCTCCTATGTTTATAATATTCTGTCCATATCTATCACTTGAGATGTTCTTACTACTACgagtaaaaatttaatttttattttgtagttAAATAAATGTTTCTGTTAGATTTTTTTgattattttcatatttttgtgtatttaaATAGTTATTTATATATGGAGATATTTCCAGGAGTCCACAGAAATATTGATGCACGTACTTTTACTTagctattttaattttaattttctgaTGATGACGAGGTGTGTCTAtgataactatatatatatatatatatattttttttttttttatacacacacacacaccgAGTTTTTCTCAGTTTGTCTCTGCCCTCTCCATATGTTTTTCAGAGACGAGTCCCGGTCCCCGGTCCTTTTTATCGCGCTTTTCGTCATGAACTTGGTGATTTCATGATGTTTAGGGACAATCATGGTAATGAGTTTCGTGTCATGCTAGACAAGGTTGGTAACAATGCTTTTTTTTCTGAGGGCTTTCGCTCCATGGTTGCCGCGTACAACATAAGGCATGGAGCTTGGTTGCGCGCCTACTATGAAGGTGACAGCATTCTATGCACCTCAATCAGGAACCTTGACGGATCCCGCATTGCGTATCCAAGGCCACGTTCTCGGACCAGCATTGCTGCTCCAGCAAGCAGTGGTGTTAATTATCATCAAACCGGCGTCTTTTCTGGTGCTGTGATGCATACGGATGACGTTAtacctccattttccattgacTACACTCCTCCCACTTCTCCTGTTCGTAGCAACGCTTTAGGCAGCCCATTGATCTCGACCAACAGCCTCGGCTGTCCTGTGTATGTTGCCTCGACTACGTCACACGCGAGTCCCGTGGTCCACCTTGATCTTGGTTCGCAGGACCGATCACTTACTCCGACCCATGCAGCAGGTAACGGCCaacttattttaatattatccATTTGTGTTAGGGATATTCTCTCTCTCCCACAAATTTTTTTCCGCTCATTGAGTTCAACGGGTATCTAAGCAGTAGAATTCTCTCACCATGTTTTTGGTTGCAGATGCTGCCAGTTTCTCCGAGTGGATCCGTCGCTAGATTTGTTCTCGACCTTTCCTCCTGACCCTTTATTCTCCTACCATATCTAATGCATGTTTCAAGTTTAGTCTCGACTCCTCCCGTTTTCTCCAGTTGTGGTTTCGGATTTCGTCCAGcgtcttttgtttcttttcctttcttaaTTTACTATCGGGCATCTGTGCCACTGTCTTTTTAAACCTTGGTAGTTTTAGAAAGGCTCATATGTAACTATGCTATGTGTTTTATAAAttctgatatatatatatatatatatatgtgtgtgtgtatgtgtatGTATGTATCTTACGGGCCTAATATTTATTATTCGATAATGCTATAAGACTatacattatatattatattatttcttaTCATCATGCACTATGCCACATGAATTAGTTGCGTATTAGTTTCGCCCCCCCACCATTTTTTCATCCACCATGTCCACGCTGATAGATATGCATTTATAAGCATGGATAAGATTTGTTATATACATAAACATCATTCTATAAATCATAGCAAATGTAGATATCTGTttaataatgcaaacaatgtaCCCTCATGATTTTGTTGTTAATTCTATGTACGTGAGATACATTGATTGAATTTCATTGATCATTAATATCGGGGTTGTTACTTGATAAATTCACAAATCAAAATTTCATAATTTATAGATTATACCTTATAATAGAATCACCGCATATACATTCTATGTTATTCTATTAGTATTATATTATTACTATACTATTAAGTCATATATATCTTATTTGTCTTTATTGTCTATGCTTCTTAATCGTTATACATTTTCTAATACCTTCTTCTTATATACTATTCTATAATTCTATATTCtatatattctatatatatataaactattttctatttttatcaCATGGTCATGTAAATGCCTGCG
This sequence is a window from Arachis stenosperma cultivar V10309 chromosome 10, arast.V10309.gnm1.PFL2, whole genome shotgun sequence. Protein-coding genes within it:
- the LOC130956290 gene encoding uncharacterized protein LOC130956290 isoform X1, which gives rise to MRSFSVILQKFIYGLVDHGMCLWPSADAGENGDPNPDFYRLLFLALDPVARRVPVPGPFYRAFRHELGDFMMFRDNHGNEFRVMLDKVGNNAFFSEGFRSMVAAYNIRHGAWLRAYYEGDSILCTSIRNLDGSRIAYPRPRSRTSIAAPASSGVNYHQTGVFSGAVMHTDDVIPPFSIDYTPPTSPVRSNALGSPLISTNSLGCPVYVASTTSHASPVVHLDLGSQDRSLTPTHAADAASFSEWIRR
- the LOC130956290 gene encoding uncharacterized protein LOC130956290 isoform X2, whose product is MCLWPSADAGENGDPNPDFYRLLFLALDPVARRVPVPGPFYRAFRHELGDFMMFRDNHGNEFRVMLDKVGNNAFFSEGFRSMVAAYNIRHGAWLRAYYEGDSILCTSIRNLDGSRIAYPRPRSRTSIAAPASSGVNYHQTGVFSGAVMHTDDVIPPFSIDYTPPTSPVRSNALGSPLISTNSLGCPVYVASTTSHASPVVHLDLGSQDRSLTPTHAADAASFSEWIRR
- the LOC130956290 gene encoding uncharacterized protein LOC130956290 isoform X3, which encodes MPLRVLPFIFGCQRRVPVPGPFYRAFRHELGDFMMFRDNHGNEFRVMLDKVGNNAFFSEGFRSMVAAYNIRHGAWLRAYYEGDSILCTSIRNLDGSRIAYPRPRSRTSIAAPASSGVNYHQTGVFSGAVMHTDDVIPPFSIDYTPPTSPVRSNALGSPLISTNSLGCPVYVASTTSHASPVVHLDLGSQDRSLTPTHAADAASFSEWIRR